In Paenibacillus sp. G2S3, a single window of DNA contains:
- a CDS encoding DUF1129 family protein, producing MHRKIEMLVLAQTYQANVYSRLKTIPITLLEVYIQIMKVKDMIKENNALREQMTPFNRSYLEDMILTMRASKVEALRAEELLLDAAKLLLKEQKKGKNAKQVFGDNPDDYFKEIIDSVPTRPARSKWNYYLMIPFAALTCLFGILAIGGLFLQWTNGSPGMFGQISLFTLFAVGAGSIILIELIMKWMTSLSESDAPKAKPFDIKGLGVYIGIAVVAVFIGLYLDRLFPVITLSPWVSLILSLIGAIGLKFIFFKK from the coding sequence ATGCATAGGAAAATAGAAATGCTTGTCCTTGCGCAGACCTATCAGGCAAACGTATACTCTAGGTTAAAGACTATACCGATTACACTACTGGAGGTTTACATCCAAATTATGAAAGTGAAAGATATGATTAAAGAAAATAACGCCCTGCGCGAGCAGATGACGCCTTTTAATCGATCCTATCTTGAAGATATGATCCTAACGATGCGGGCCAGTAAGGTAGAAGCTCTCCGCGCTGAAGAACTTTTACTGGATGCAGCCAAGCTGCTTCTGAAAGAACAAAAGAAAGGCAAAAATGCTAAACAAGTGTTTGGCGACAATCCAGATGATTATTTTAAAGAGATCATAGACAGCGTTCCCACACGCCCGGCGCGCAGCAAATGGAACTATTACTTGATGATTCCCTTCGCGGCTCTAACCTGTCTGTTCGGAATCTTAGCTATAGGTGGACTCTTCTTGCAATGGACTAACGGATCACCCGGGATGTTCGGACAGATTAGCCTCTTCACACTCTTCGCTGTGGGGGCAGGTTCCATTATCTTGATTGAGCTTATTATGAAATGGATGACATCCTTGTCTGAGAGTGATGCGCCTAAAGCCAAACCCTTTGATATCAAGGGCCTTGGCGTCTATATCGGAATCGCCGTAGTTGCCGTATTCATTGGCTTGTACCTCGACCGTTTGTTTCCCGTCATCACATTATCCCCGTGGGTAAGCTTAATTCTTTCCCTGATTGGGGCAATTGGACTAAAGTTTATATTTTTCAAAAAATAG
- a CDS encoding alpha/beta fold hydrolase, whose translation MERNIVIRHNGEELTASIHYPSKEKGTSTRCKDRLPLAVICHGFVGNRIGVDRIFVKAARELAQDGYMVIRFDYVGCGESSGNYGGEDMESMIAQTRAVLDYGISSADVDPQRVTLIGHSLGGAVALLTSIRDRRVKNLVLWASVGYPFNDIVKIVGREAYDRSVKNGSADYVGYSFTPVYFNSLAAFQPFQEASKFSGDVLVIHGTSDDVIPVDYAFLYQKLFWTRPEGRCDKEIIFQGDHTFSSGPAQQQLLKRTREWMNEQEHVQTEWQNWMI comes from the coding sequence ATGGAACGGAATATTGTAATTCGGCATAACGGCGAAGAATTGACAGCGAGCATCCATTATCCAAGTAAAGAGAAGGGAACTTCCACACGTTGCAAGGACAGATTACCATTAGCCGTAATTTGCCATGGATTTGTGGGTAACCGGATTGGAGTCGATCGGATATTTGTCAAAGCAGCTCGTGAGCTGGCGCAAGACGGATATATGGTCATTCGATTTGATTATGTGGGCTGCGGTGAGAGCAGCGGTAATTACGGCGGAGAGGATATGGAGTCGATGATCGCTCAGACTAGAGCGGTGCTTGATTACGGAATTAGCTCTGCCGATGTGGATCCACAGCGTGTGACGCTTATTGGCCACAGTCTGGGTGGAGCGGTTGCGCTTCTGACAAGTATTCGTGATCGCCGCGTGAAGAATCTTGTGCTGTGGGCCTCCGTGGGTTACCCCTTCAATGATATTGTGAAGATCGTAGGGCGGGAGGCGTATGATCGATCGGTGAAGAATGGATCAGCGGATTATGTAGGCTATTCGTTCACGCCGGTATATTTCAATTCTTTGGCGGCCTTCCAGCCTTTCCAAGAGGCTAGTAAGTTTAGCGGGGATGTACTCGTCATTCATGGTACGTCTGACGATGTCATCCCCGTGGATTATGCTTTCCTTTATCAAAAATTATTCTGGACGCGTCCTGAAGGACGTTGCGATAAAGAAATTATTTTTCAAGGCGATCATACCTTTTCGTCTGGTCCAGCACAGCAGCAACTGCTTAAACGGACAAGAGAGTGGATGAACGAGCAGGAGCATGTGCAGACAGAATGGCAAAATTGGATGATATAG
- a CDS encoding class III extradiol ring-cleavage dioxygenase produces MKLPSFFIAHGSPLLALEDNEYTRFLERLGQELEAPRGIVVFSAHWDSPEQLLTMDEKHETQHDFYGFPEEMYTLTYPAPGDPALTKRISELFKSNNLSHQPVLGRGLDHGVWVILKKMFPKADIPVIALSVDSLRSPKEQYNIGRMLAPLRDEGILLIGSGGLVHNLRMLNESDQPEEWALEFDAWIAKGLESWDLPSLFAYEKKAPHVRDAVPSYGREHFAPLFYAMGTADGSRKAERIFQAYQYGTLSLNCWKLD; encoded by the coding sequence ATGAAATTACCGTCATTTTTTATCGCGCACGGTTCTCCGCTCCTCGCACTAGAGGATAACGAGTATACCCGTTTTCTGGAGCGGCTTGGTCAAGAACTAGAAGCACCGCGGGGTATAGTAGTATTCTCAGCGCATTGGGATAGCCCTGAACAGCTACTCACCATGGATGAGAAGCACGAGACTCAACATGACTTCTACGGATTCCCTGAAGAAATGTACACGCTGACCTATCCAGCCCCGGGCGATCCAGCTCTAACCAAGCGGATTTCCGAGCTCTTTAAGAGTAACAATCTTTCACATCAGCCCGTTCTGGGGCGAGGACTCGATCACGGAGTCTGGGTAATACTGAAAAAAATGTTTCCGAAAGCCGACATTCCGGTAATTGCTTTATCCGTCGATTCACTGCGTTCTCCCAAGGAACAGTACAATATCGGGCGGATGTTAGCCCCTCTGCGTGACGAAGGCATACTGCTGATAGGAAGCGGTGGACTTGTTCACAATTTGCGGATGCTTAATGAAAGTGATCAGCCTGAAGAGTGGGCGCTTGAATTCGATGCGTGGATTGCCAAGGGATTAGAATCTTGGGATTTACCTTCACTGTTTGCTTATGAGAAAAAAGCTCCGCATGTTCGAGATGCGGTTCCATCTTACGGAAGAGAGCATTTCGCACCTCTCTTTTATGCGATGGGAACAGCGGATGGCAGTAGGAAGGCAGAGCGGATATTTCAAGCGTATCAATATGGGACATTAAGCCTCAATTGCTGGAAGCTAGACTAA
- a CDS encoding DUF3048 domain-containing protein, translated as MKVNCSSSRLLSALVLSTLLLSACGTESANNVIAPTQQPTADPAPIETIQPSPTADPSAELVSGLTGLPVSENSLPRPLAVMINNAPAARPQSGVSEADILYEILAEGGITRLIGIFQSHTGVVKIGPIRSIRPYLLDIGESYGGVTVHAGGSPAAYAILQKEKKADMDEIGRAGAYFWRDKTRKAPHNLYSNAAKLREGSEKLGYEKSVKVPGYLFNNPDYIPTGGEQAAEFSVNFLLKSYNIDYKYDTQNQTYQRYVNGKPHLDLNNNKPVEAANVIVMGSDHKVLDDVGRLQVDVELGGEALLFQRGQVTKGRWSREPGDVIRFVKDGKEVLMYPGITHILVVPNAPSFSSHVVYGGADSAT; from the coding sequence ATGAAAGTAAACTGCTCTTCTTCCCGTCTATTATCTGCCCTTGTACTAAGTACCCTATTGCTCTCCGCTTGCGGAACAGAGAGTGCAAATAATGTAATTGCCCCGACACAGCAACCTACAGCAGATCCCGCGCCAATTGAAACGATCCAGCCATCGCCTACTGCAGATCCATCTGCTGAACTCGTTTCGGGATTAACAGGTCTTCCGGTTTCTGAAAACAGTCTCCCACGTCCCTTAGCGGTTATGATTAATAATGCTCCAGCGGCCCGGCCACAGTCGGGGGTGAGTGAAGCGGATATTTTATATGAGATCCTTGCTGAAGGTGGCATTACGCGGTTGATTGGTATTTTTCAAAGTCATACTGGAGTGGTCAAAATCGGACCGATTCGCAGTATCCGTCCTTATCTGCTCGATATTGGCGAGAGCTACGGTGGTGTGACGGTGCATGCCGGGGGGAGCCCCGCGGCTTATGCCATTTTGCAAAAAGAGAAAAAAGCAGATATGGACGAGATCGGTCGTGCCGGAGCCTATTTCTGGCGGGACAAAACACGTAAAGCCCCTCATAATCTCTACAGTAACGCAGCGAAGCTGCGAGAAGGCTCCGAGAAGCTTGGCTATGAGAAAAGCGTGAAGGTGCCGGGGTATCTTTTTAACAATCCAGATTACATACCGACAGGCGGAGAGCAGGCCGCAGAATTTAGCGTAAACTTCTTACTTAAAAGCTATAATATTGACTATAAATACGATACTCAGAACCAGACCTATCAGCGTTACGTGAATGGTAAACCACATCTGGATCTGAATAACAATAAGCCAGTAGAAGCTGCAAATGTGATAGTGATGGGTTCCGATCATAAAGTGCTTGATGATGTTGGAAGACTTCAGGTTGATGTGGAGCTAGGTGGAGAAGCGTTGCTTTTTCAGCGGGGACAGGTCACGAAGGGCAGATGGTCGCGTGAGCCAGGTGATGTGATCCGGTTTGTGAAGGATGGTAAAGAAGTGTTGATGTATCCAGGAATAACCCATATTTTGGTGGTCCCTAATGCGCCTTCATTTAGCAGTCATGTGGTATATGGCGGGGCAGATAGTGCAACCTAA
- a CDS encoding DUF47 family protein, translated as MKLRKKDIFFETLENMADTIVQAADYFAQNITDLQNNVDNFAAEMKKYESQCDTYTHTVIKELNKTFITPLERDDIMDLITSMDDVIDGLEASASRFYMYNLLDPDEYIVQFAEILRQCAYEIQKAVHLLSQKKLLAIREYTIRLNDLENQGDEVLRICTKALFETVKDPIELIKRKELYERLETTTDKCEDVANMLESIIMRNS; from the coding sequence ATGAAGTTGAGAAAAAAGGACATATTCTTTGAGACGCTAGAAAATATGGCGGATACCATTGTCCAAGCAGCAGACTATTTTGCTCAGAATATCACTGATCTTCAGAATAATGTCGATAATTTCGCTGCAGAGATGAAGAAGTACGAATCCCAATGTGATACTTACACGCACACCGTAATTAAGGAATTGAACAAGACGTTTATTACGCCACTTGAGCGTGATGACATTATGGATTTGATTACAAGCATGGATGATGTCATTGATGGCTTGGAGGCATCTGCCTCACGTTTCTATATGTACAACCTGTTAGACCCGGATGAATACATTGTACAATTCGCCGAAATTCTTCGCCAATGCGCCTATGAAATTCAAAAAGCAGTTCATTTGCTCTCCCAGAAGAAGCTACTGGCCATTCGTGAATATACGATCCGTCTAAATGACCTTGAGAATCAAGGGGACGAAGTCCTTCGTATTTGTACCAAAGCTCTATTTGAAACCGTTAAGGACCCGATTGAGCTGATTAAGCGCAAGGAATTATATGAGCGACTCGAGACCACTACAGATAAATGTGAAGATGTAGCCAACATGTTGGAATCGATCATCATGCGCAACTCATAA
- a CDS encoding inorganic phosphate transporter, translating into METSIWILGIVIFLALAFDFINGFHDTANAIATSVSTRALKPRTAIIMAALMNFVGALMFTGVAKKIGGSITDPTLLENGLDIIIATLIAAIIWNLITWWLGIPSSSSHALIGALAGAVYVGAGSSHINWGGFVEIVEGLIFSPIIAFVIGYIIMTVLKWIFAKRSPHTVNKGFRSMQVVTAALQSFTHGTNDAQKAMGIITFALVTSGRQETMDVIPLWVKIAAATAMALGTSIGGWKIIKTMGTKIFKIEPINGFAADISAASVIFSATLLHLPVSSTHAITSAILGVGSAKRFSAVKWGVAGRIVVTWFITIPISAVLAGLIFKIIF; encoded by the coding sequence ATGGAAACATCGATATGGATTCTTGGAATTGTTATATTTCTCGCGCTTGCGTTTGACTTTATTAATGGTTTCCATGATACGGCCAACGCAATTGCTACCTCTGTCTCTACACGTGCGTTAAAACCTCGAACAGCTATTATTATGGCGGCACTGATGAACTTTGTCGGAGCTTTGATGTTTACAGGCGTAGCTAAGAAAATTGGCGGAAGTATCACAGACCCCACGTTGCTGGAAAATGGTCTGGATATCATAATAGCCACGCTGATTGCTGCGATTATTTGGAATTTGATCACCTGGTGGCTCGGAATTCCGTCCTCCTCCTCTCATGCACTGATCGGCGCTTTGGCTGGTGCAGTATATGTGGGTGCAGGTTCGTCGCATATAAACTGGGGCGGATTTGTGGAAATTGTCGAGGGCTTGATCTTCTCGCCAATTATTGCATTTGTTATCGGTTATATCATCATGACAGTCCTGAAATGGATTTTTGCAAAGCGTAGTCCACATACGGTTAATAAGGGCTTCCGTTCCATGCAGGTTGTGACGGCGGCATTACAGTCGTTTACACATGGTACGAATGATGCGCAGAAGGCGATGGGGATCATTACCTTTGCCCTCGTTACATCAGGACGCCAAGAGACTATGGATGTAATCCCTCTATGGGTTAAGATTGCTGCGGCTACGGCTATGGCACTCGGTACCTCCATTGGTGGCTGGAAGATTATCAAGACCATGGGTACGAAGATTTTCAAAATCGAGCCGATCAACGGCTTCGCGGCTGATATTTCCGCGGCTTCCGTTATTTTCTCAGCAACACTGCTGCATTTGCCAGTCAGCTCGACACATGCGATCACTTCAGCGATCCTGGGTGTTGGCTCCGCAAAACGCTTCTCTGCTGTGAAATGGGGAGTAGCTGGACGTATTGTAGTCACTTGGTTTATTACGATTCCAATCAGTGCGGTATTAGCAGGTCTGATTTTCAAAATCATTTTTTAA